The DNA region AATCTTCTCATAGAGTATTGGGTAGTTTTTTTAAAGAAGATACGGAAATTTTTAATGGATATGGTGATTTAGTTTCATTTTTATATAATGATTTAGATTTAACAAAGAATTTCTAATGATAATATTATTCAAAGCTATAATTTTCACACTTATTTTATTTTTTTTATACTATAAAATTAGTATTGGATACGATTATGTAAAAGATATATATAAGGCAACTGGAATTATAGCTATCATCACATTTTTTATTAGTATTTTATTACCTAATAAATTTATCGTATGGATAAAATATTTTGGAAAAATATCATTATTATTCGCATGTTTACATTTTTTTAACTTTATATTTTTTGATACACAATTAAATATTAAAACAATATTATATAATTTTTTATCACCTAGAAATTTAATAGGATTTTCTGCTATTTTTATAATGACAATGGTATTTTTTAAAAAATATTTTAACTTACTCAACACAGCATTATTTTTAGCATGCTTACATTATGCTATGAGTGTAAAAATTCCCGAGATAATACATTATTGTGCTATATTATTGTCATTTTTATTGCTATTTAAGGATAAAAAATGATTTTTGGAAAAATTAATTATATAAATTTACTACCATTACATTTATATTTAAAATCTTCTAAACTACCAAGCTACATAAAAGCTAGTATAGAATACAAAAAAAATGTTCCTGCAAAACTTAACAAAATGCTAAATAATAAAAAAATTGACAGCGCCATAATATCAAGTATTGAAAGTACTAAAAAAAAATATAAAAATCTTAATATAGGAATATGTGCTAATAAAAAAGTTTTAAGTGTTTTGGTAGAAAAAAATTCTGTAGCTCAAAATGACAAAGAGTCGGCTACTTCAAATGCTCTTGCAAAAATTTTAAATTTAAATGGAAAAGTTTTAATAGGAGATAAAGCTCTAAAAGCTTATACTAACGATAAAAATAAATATATTGATATGTGTGAAATTTGGTATAAAAATACAAATTTACCATTTATGTTTGCCAGATTCTCTAGTGTAAAAAATCATAATAAGGCTAAAAAAATACTAAAAAATTTCATAAAAAAAAATATAAATGCAAATCAAAGACAAAAAATACCTAAATACATCTTAGAATACTTTTCAAACACTAGAAAAATAGCCCAAAAAGATATTAAAAATTACTTGAAATACATATACTACAAAATAGGAAAAAAGGAACGAAAAGCTCTAAAAATATATACGAACAAAATATTATATAAATAGTGACAAAAGTCACTATTTAATTATTTTTTCTTTTTGCATTTACCTGTTTTGCAAGATTCTGCAGCTTCTTTTTCTTTATGTGCTTCAGCTACTTTATCTTTTAAAACACTACTAACTTTAAATTTTACAACAGTTGTCGCTGGAACATTCACAACTTTATCAGTACCAGGAACTCTTGCTTCTCTTTCAGCTCTTTTAGTAGTTGAAAAAGTTCCAAATTTATTAACAGCTATACTTTCACCTTTTGTTAAACATTCTGCTAATACTTCAAATACAGCATCAGTAACTATACCTACATCCTTTTTAGTAAAATCTGCTTTTTCAGCAACTAATGAAATAAATTCCGCTTTGGTCATCTAAAACTCCTCTTATAATATTGTTGTAGCTATTATTCTACAATAAAAAAACAATATTTAGCGTTTTTTAGGTAAAAAAATACAAATTTTTGTTTATTTTTAACACAAATAAACTATCTTAGTAACAATTTTTATATTTCAAATAAATTAATAAAATTTTAAGAAAAAAAATATATAATTCACTTTTTAAATTGCTTAGGTAGCTCAGCTGGTTAGAGCGCTGGTCTCATAAGCCGGAGGTCGGGAGTTCAAGTCTCCCCCTAAGCACCATTAAAACATAAAAATTATTCATTCTTTATACTTCGTATTTTCTTTATTTTTGTAATGTTTTGAGTGTAGTTATTGCCGGAATATTGTATTTATCGCAATATAGCTAAATTAAATTTTGACTAAATAATAAAAAAAATGTTACTTATTCATATAACCTAATTAATAAAAATATATTTATAATCATTGTTTAAATAAATATTTATTAATATAATTTTAATATATTTTTCAAAGCATTATTTAAGTATGCTTTTCTTATAATCATCGCTTTGATTTCAGCTAAGTTTTAGCTATACAAAGGATTTTTATGAAAACTTCAAAATTTGGTGCAGATATTGCACTTTTTAGCCAAACTTACCTAAAAAATTTCTATAGTAATACAAAAGCTGTAATTATTTTAAGTATTATGGCAACAATTTACTTTGCTATTTTTGGTGGAGTTTTTGCAGTAACAGGTGAATTTACTCGTATTGGTGGAGAAATTCTAGAACTTTTTGGTAAAGATTTAAGTGGATACTCTTATTATGTAAAACAAAAATTAGATGGCACTATGTTAACTCGTGTTGATGGTGTTATGATTAT from Campylobacter sp. MG1 includes:
- a CDS encoding MqnA/MqnD/SBP family protein, translating into MIFGKINYINLLPLHLYLKSSKLPSYIKASIEYKKNVPAKLNKMLNNKKIDSAIISSIESTKKKYKNLNIGICANKKVLSVLVEKNSVAQNDKESATSNALAKILNLNGKVLIGDKALKAYTNDKNKYIDMCEIWYKNTNLPFMFARFSSVKNHNKAKKILKNFIKKNINANQRQKIPKYILEYFSNTRKIAQKDIKNYLKYIYYKIGKKERKALKIYTNKILYK
- a CDS encoding HU family DNA-binding protein, which produces MTKAEFISLVAEKADFTKKDVGIVTDAVFEVLAECLTKGESIAVNKFGTFSTTKRAEREARVPGTDKVVNVPATTVVKFKVSSVLKDKVAEAHKEKEAAESCKTGKCKKKK